In Paenibacillus sp. FSL R7-0345, a single window of DNA contains:
- a CDS encoding glycoside hydrolase family 1 protein: MATANTGFPKNFLWGGATAANQLEGGFDLDGKGLSTADMIAHVPKALRKGDHSMEISSERIAEILAGDLSERFPKREGVDFYHRYKEDIALFAEMGFKVFRMSINWARIFPNGDDAEPNEAGLQFYDNVFDELLKYGIEPLVTLSHYETPLGLTLKYNGWASREVIGHYVKYAETVFTRYRNKVKYWLTFNEINVMTMSPYTGGGILSDKVEHKLQTIYQALHHQFVASARVTKLGHEIIPGAQIGCMLARIESYPHTCNPEDVRKSQLESQMNLFFTDVHARGEYPSYMNRYFAENNIVIAREPGDDEIIAAHTVDFISFSYYMTLTVTAGPEGDVTGGNLIGGVKNPYLEASDWGWQIDPVGLRITLNTLYDRYRKPLFIVENGLGAIDHVEADGSIHDTYRIDYLKQHIIQMKEAVKDGVELMGYTAWGPIDLVSMSTSEMSKRYGFIYVDLDDEGNGTLARSKKDSFDWYKQVIESNGEVL, encoded by the coding sequence TACGGCAGCCAATCAGCTTGAAGGCGGTTTTGACTTGGACGGCAAAGGCTTATCTACCGCCGATATGATTGCCCATGTGCCGAAGGCGCTGCGTAAAGGGGATCACTCGATGGAGATTTCCTCGGAGCGTATTGCCGAGATTCTGGCGGGTGACCTCAGCGAGCGTTTCCCCAAACGTGAAGGGGTTGACTTCTACCACCGTTATAAAGAGGATATTGCCCTGTTTGCCGAAATGGGCTTCAAAGTATTCCGCATGTCGATCAACTGGGCGCGTATTTTCCCGAACGGTGATGATGCCGAGCCGAACGAAGCTGGCTTACAGTTCTACGACAATGTGTTCGATGAGCTGCTTAAATATGGTATTGAGCCGCTGGTAACGCTGTCCCATTATGAGACTCCGCTTGGTCTGACCCTGAAATATAACGGATGGGCCAGCCGTGAAGTGATCGGTCATTATGTAAAATACGCCGAAACCGTGTTCACACGATACCGGAACAAGGTGAAATACTGGCTGACGTTTAACGAAATTAATGTGATGACAATGAGCCCATACACCGGCGGAGGCATCCTGTCTGACAAGGTTGAGCACAAGCTGCAGACCATCTATCAGGCGCTGCATCATCAATTTGTGGCAAGTGCGAGGGTGACAAAGCTGGGTCATGAGATCATACCGGGTGCACAGATCGGCTGCATGCTGGCCCGCATTGAATCCTACCCGCATACCTGTAACCCTGAAGATGTCCGTAAGAGCCAGCTCGAAAGCCAGATGAACCTGTTCTTTACTGATGTGCATGCCCGCGGTGAATATCCGAGCTACATGAACCGTTATTTTGCCGAAAATAATATCGTGATCGCTCGTGAGCCTGGGGATGACGAGATCATTGCAGCGCACACTGTCGATTTCATCTCCTTCAGCTATTACATGACACTTACAGTAACAGCCGGACCGGAAGGTGATGTGACCGGAGGCAACCTGATCGGGGGCGTCAAAAACCCTTATCTCGAAGCTTCCGACTGGGGTTGGCAGATCGATCCTGTAGGATTGCGCATCACTCTCAACACGCTGTATGACCGTTACCGGAAACCGCTCTTTATTGTTGAGAACGGGCTGGGCGCCATCGACCATGTTGAAGCTGACGGCTCCATCCATGATACTTACCGGATCGACTACCTGAAGCAGCACATTATCCAGATGAAAGAAGCAGTTAAGGACGGCGTTGAGCTGATGGGGTATACAGCCTGGGGTCCGATTGACCTGGTGAGCATGTCCACTTCCGAAATGTCCAAGCGTTACGGCTTCATTTATGTCGATCTGGATGATGAAGGCAACGGTACGCTCGCACGCAGTAAAAAGGATTCTTTTGACTGGTATAAACAGGTGATTGAATCGAATGGTGAAGTGTTATAA